The Clostridium sporogenes region AATCTTTTAAACATATATAAATTATTAATACTAAAATAAATATTAAGATAATCTAATTTAATTATGATACAAATTTATAAAAGCTTTTCTGTCTTTTAAAATCAGAAAAGCTTTTAAATTTAAAATATTCTAACTAGATATTATTGTTTACAAACTTTTTGTATAATAATTTAATATTATTACTACATAAAATGGGTATGTTTTCCTTTATTTTTTCAATAGGCCAGTTCCACCATTTCATTTCTAATAAAATTTGAATTTCATCCTGTGAAAATCTTTTTTTTATAGGTTTAGCTGGGTTTCCAGCCACAATGGTATATGGCTCTACATCTTTAGTAACCACTGCTCTTGTTCCTATTACGGCCCCATCATTTATTTTTATTCCCGGCATTATTATAACTTCAGTTCCTATCCATACATCATTTCCCACTACAGTATCTCCACTTTGCCTATATCCATCCTTTGAATTTTCATTAAGATCTGTATAATAGAAGGGATAGCTCGTTATCCAATCATATCTATGACCTTGATTTCCTGCCATAATAAATGTAGCTCCTGAACCTATTGAACAAAACTTTCCTATTTTTAGTTTATCAACATCATCTCTCTCTTCTGATAAATATCTTACACAATAGTCCTGAAAATGCTTAGCATGATAGTAGCCAGAATAATAAGTAAAATCACCAACTTCAATGTTCTTATTTGTAATATGATCCTTTATTATATAGCTATGCATCCAATTTTCAAAAATATTATTGTTCATAAAAACTGCCTCCTATACTCTTTTTTATTATATAATTGTTATTTTTCATAAGTATAGAAGGCTTACTTGTGTGTTCTTTTTGTTGTAGACATTTTTTAACTCCTAATAAATATTTTTTATAACATATGTCATTTCTATATTAATGTCCTTTTTTCTTTTGAGATTTTTTTTCCTGTCTTTTTTGAAATTTAAGTTCTTTTTTATTTTCACGATTTTCCTTTAACTTAATCTTTCTTTCTGTTTTTTTATTTTCATGATCAAGTTTTAAAGCCTGTTGTGCCTTTGTTCCAATACCTTTTTCCTGCACTGTTTTCTTAATTTTTCTTTGCATCCTTTTGGGATTAATTTTTGTCTTATGCTTTTTGTCTATGGATATTGGATCACTAAATTTAAGATTGTAATAATTTTTTAAGATAAAATCATATACTTCATAGTCTTTAGGTTCCTGACCAAAAACCACCCTACATATTTGAATCTTATGTTGAGCCTGTTTTTCAAAAATACCTATCCAAAAAGGCTCATCAAATAAAACTGTTAATTTAATCATTTTCCTCCTCCTGTTATACAGCTAAATTTAGAGAATGGACAACCCCAGGAGGGCAGGTTACTGAGGGTTAATTACCCTATTCGGACTACCAACCGAATCGTGTTTTTATCTCAAAGCTATTTATTTCAATATTATTATACCATTAATATTTATTCATTAAAATATGATTTTTAAAGCTTTATAATTATAAGTTTAGTTAATTATCTTAATTATAAAAACTTTTCTTAAATTTATTTTTATTACAAAGGAATATATTCAACTATTATTTATAAAAAATAATCTATTAATCATTAGTTTCTTATAAATCTATTTTAATATGTTAGTTTTACTTTGATATTGATTTTCAATTTCATAAATGTTAGTATATAAATATGAATTCATAAATTTTAACAAGATAGGATAAAATTATATAAATGTTACAATTATTGTTTCTAAAAGATAATTTATTCTTAAATATTATCTCAATAAAAAACTGATTAATCTATCCTTGTTAGGAAATTCAGTAATCGTCCCTATTTTAAATATTAATTTTATTTTTTAACAAAGTTAATATTTTAAATAGGGATTTTCAAACAGCTATTGTCAATAAAAAATTGTTATATGATACTTAAAACATCTCATGAAGTTACTTAAAAATCTATCTAAAAAATTAACTTTTTGTGTATAAAATATACAAATAAACTCACATTTTATTTTATAGGGAGGCTTTTATAATGTTTATTGTTTTAGATCAATCTACAGTAAATATAATTGATGATATTGATTGCTATCTCAATAAATTAGGGATAGCATATGAAATTCATAAAACACAGAGTTCATATATTATTTATATAAAAGATAATTTACCTAAACAAAATATTGACTATTTAAAAAATAATTTAAAGGTGAAAATAATATCTTCGGATTTTGGAATATTAGTAAACAAAAAACAAAAGGATAAAACTATTATTAAGTTAAATGATTTATTAATTGGGAATAAAAATATAACATTTATCTCTGGGCCTTGTTCAGTAGAATCAGAAGAACAGATAATAGAAACCTCTAAGCAAGTAAAAAAATATGGAGCAAATATTCTTAGAGGTGGTGCATTTAAACCTAGAACATCCCCTTATGATTTTCAAGGATTAGGAAAAGAAGGTATAAAACTATTATATAAAGCAAAACAAATTACAGGTCTACCTATAGTTAGTGAAATAATGTGTGTACAAGATTTACAACTATTTTATGATTATGTAGATATAATTCAAGTGGGCGCTAGAAATATGCAAAACTATTCCTTATTAAAAGAACTTGGGAAAATAAATAAACCTATCTTACTTAAAAGAGGGCTTAGTGCTAGCATAAAAGAATTTCTATTAAGTGCTGAATACATAATGCTAAATGGTAATGATAAAATTATACTTTGTGAAAGAGGTATTCGTACATATGAGAATTATACAAGAAATACAATGGATATCTCAGCCATATCACTTATTAAAACTCTAACTCATTTACCTGTTTTTGCAGATCCTAGTCATGCTACTGGAAATAGGCAACTTATTATGCCCTTAACTTTAGCTTCTGTAGCTGCAGGAGCAGATGGAATAGTTATTGAATCCCATATATGTCCTGAAAAAGCTTTATCAGATGGTGAACAATCTATTTTACCTCTAGAACTAAAAAAAATAATCTCTATTTCTAATAAAATTAAATCTCTTTGTAATGAAACCTTATAATTAGTTGATAAATTGAAATAATTATAAAACATATTAAGAAATGTTATTTAAATTTTAAATATGTACAATGGTACTGTCGCACTAAAAAAATTAGTGCGACAGCAAATTTATAATATAAAAAGTGTTTGTTAAAGAAGTTGTCACGTAAATTATAAAAATTTTATGTAGAATTATTCTATGGAAATTAATTTTTTTGAAACACTACTTAATTTTTCACAAGTTTCTACTAATTCTCTTTCTGGTAATGATAATTCAACAATTCCAGCTCCTGCACGCAACCATGTATGTTTATCATCTTGATATATAGAACGTAAAACAAGAGCTGCATCTATCGTGCCATCACTATCATAGGTTAAAACACTACCACTATAAAGATTTCTAGGTTCCTCCTCTAGTCTTTCAATAGCTTCAATAGCTTCCTTTTTAGGAATTCCTGATGCTGTTACTGCTGGGAAAAGCGCATTGAATCCATGCCATTCATTATATTCCTTTTTTAATTTTCCTTTTAGCCTTGATGCTAAATGTTGAACAGTTCCTCTCTTTAACACAGACATGAATTCATTAACATGTACACTATTTAGCTCACAAACTTTTTCTAATTCTTCATAGGCTAGTTTTACAGATACAGCATGTTCTGCAATTTCTTTTGGATCCCTTAATAGCTCTTCTTTTAATTTATTTGTTTCATCTTCACTTATTCCTACAGCTCTAGTGCCCGCAAGAGGAAATGTACTAACCACTCCATCTTTATTTACTTCAGCAACTGTTTCCGGGCTATACCCTATTACTTGTAATCCTTGTAAATTTAATATATAAGATCTAGCTGGGTTATTAACTCGTCTTCCCGCAACATAACTTCCAAGTATATCTAACTTTTCATCTATTAAAATTCTTCGAGAAAGAATAACTTTTTCATATTTTTTATCCTTAATTTCTTCTACAGCTTTTTTTACAATACTTTTATAATACTCTGCTTTCTCATCAAAAATATTCACTTTCATCATTTTAGATTTTTCTATTCTATGTTCTAATTCATACTCTTTTTTAATGTCTCTATTTAACTTTTCTACAAATTCATTCATTTTAACTAAATCTTCAGAATTTAATGCTCTAATTAAAATTTCTCCATTTTTTAATCGTATTTCTAATTTTGGGATAAGCATCTTAAGAAGGGAATTGTCCTCTTTTGTTAAAGGTAATCCATAATTGTAGTACGCTAGTCCAAAATTTGCAATGCCATAAGCACGCCAATTTTTTAGAGGAATAGACATAAATGCATTATGAAGGGTAGTATTTATATCCTCGTTATCAAAAGTTGAAGTTTTTCCCATTAACTCCATTGTAACTTTATCCGGTGTAGCTATAACTGTAGCAAATCTTCCTATTCCAATTGACAATTCTCCATTGTTTTCATACATAATATAATCTTTATAAAAACTGTTTTCACAAATTTGTACCGCAGTAAAATACATATCTTTATTTAATAATTTTTTTTCTTCATAATATGATATTATCTTATAATCATCTGATATATTATTCATTACACACCTTCCTTTAACAATATTGGTTAATTTTTACTAAGTAATTTTCATTATATCATAATTGATAAATATTATCAATTCATAATGATAATTTTTATTATCATTTTAAAATATGATATTTGAGCTTAATTTATAATAGATAAATTTAAAAATAAAATTATCCACTGGAACTTGGCAAAATTATTCTATAGTGTTCATTAACAAAGTCCATTAAAATATTTTTATCTCATGTTCCTAAATAAAAATATTTTAATATAAAAAGATGCCCTCACTGCTTTAAAAAACATTGAGGACATTTTTTTATTTTAAAAACCTTTTTTCTCAAGGAACTTCTTAAACTTATTCTCTGATAATATTTCATTAGTTATAAATTTACCATCATAAAAAAGGCTATATGTGGTAAATGGTGAAGGTGCATTCTGAGCTTGCTGCTTAGATTCATACTTTATCAATGAAAATTTCACCTTTTTTAATTGAGCAATCTCTTTAATTAATGGTGCATATTTATCAGTATGTGGGCATTGATTTGAGTAATATAAAACCATTCCCTTTTCATTAATTGTACCATTTTTACAACACTCTTTAAATTTTGGCTTTGCTTCATTTTCATCAAAAGGAAGGTACAACAGTTCATAATAAGGCTCCGCTGTATCACATATCTTAAACCCTTTATATTTTAAGTATTTAGGATCTGACAAAAAGGGCATTTTCTTTTTTGATGAAAGGATAACAAGCCCCTTTTTATTCTGCTTTTTTGCATCCATAATACATTCTTCCAACAATTTGTTTGCATGACCCTGGCCTTTAAACTGAC contains the following coding sequences:
- a CDS encoding CatB-related O-acetyltransferase, encoding MNNNIFENWMHSYIIKDHITNKNIEVGDFTYYSGYYHAKHFQDYCVRYLSEERDDVDKLKIGKFCSIGSGATFIMAGNQGHRYDWITSYPFYYTDLNENSKDGYRQSGDTVVGNDVWIGTEVIIMPGIKINDGAVIGTRAVVTKDVEPYTIVAGNPAKPIKKRFSQDEIQILLEMKWWNWPIEKIKENIPILCSNNIKLLYKKFVNNNI
- a CDS encoding YjdF family protein, coding for MIKLTVLFDEPFWIGIFEKQAQHKIQICRVVFGQEPKDYEVYDFILKNYYNLKFSDPISIDKKHKTKINPKRMQRKIKKTVQEKGIGTKAQQALKLDHENKKTERKIKLKENRENKKELKFQKRQEKKSQKKKGH
- the aroF gene encoding 3-deoxy-7-phosphoheptulonate synthase gives rise to the protein MFIVLDQSTVNIIDDIDCYLNKLGIAYEIHKTQSSYIIYIKDNLPKQNIDYLKNNLKVKIISSDFGILVNKKQKDKTIIKLNDLLIGNKNITFISGPCSVESEEQIIETSKQVKKYGANILRGGAFKPRTSPYDFQGLGKEGIKLLYKAKQITGLPIVSEIMCVQDLQLFYDYVDIIQVGARNMQNYSLLKELGKINKPILLKRGLSASIKEFLLSAEYIMLNGNDKIILCERGIRTYENYTRNTMDISAISLIKTLTHLPVFADPSHATGNRQLIMPLTLASVAAGADGIVIESHICPEKALSDGEQSILPLELKKIISISNKIKSLCNETL
- a CDS encoding salicylate synthase; its protein translation is MNNISDDYKIISYYEEKKLLNKDMYFTAVQICENSFYKDYIMYENNGELSIGIGRFATVIATPDKVTMELMGKTSTFDNEDINTTLHNAFMSIPLKNWRAYGIANFGLAYYNYGLPLTKEDNSLLKMLIPKLEIRLKNGEILIRALNSEDLVKMNEFVEKLNRDIKKEYELEHRIEKSKMMKVNIFDEKAEYYKSIVKKAVEEIKDKKYEKVILSRRILIDEKLDILGSYVAGRRVNNPARSYILNLQGLQVIGYSPETVAEVNKDGVVSTFPLAGTRAVGISEDETNKLKEELLRDPKEIAEHAVSVKLAYEELEKVCELNSVHVNEFMSVLKRGTVQHLASRLKGKLKKEYNEWHGFNALFPAVTASGIPKKEAIEAIERLEEEPRNLYSGSVLTYDSDGTIDAALVLRSIYQDDKHTWLRAGAGIVELSLPERELVETCEKLSSVSKKLISIE
- a CDS encoding N-acetyltransferase, translating into MNIIGVNNENIDKEHICCAISDKKGETCISAKKNWMKKQFNEGLIFKKLNVRGKVFIEYIPAENAWCPIEAPVYMFINCFWVSGQFKGQGHANKLLEECIMDAKKQNKKGLVILSSKKKMPFLSDPKYLKYKGFKICDTAEPYYELLYLPFDENEAKPKFKECCKNGTINEKGMVLYYSNQCPHTDKYAPLIKEIAQLKKVKFSLIKYESKQQAQNAPSPFTTYSLFYDGKFITNEILSENKFKKFLEKKGF